A stretch of DNA from Gallus gallus isolate bGalGal1 chromosome 7, bGalGal1.mat.broiler.GRCg7b, whole genome shotgun sequence:
tcatcaaatgaaataaaactgacaTCACCTACTTCACTGCCTTTTTTCTGAGAGATCTCTTTCTGAAACAGCATTGGAACATGAGGCTGAAGTTGGCCTGGTTTGTCTGGGAAGTCTTTTGCAGCTCCACTCGAAGTGCCTTTTGGCCTCATTTGGACTTTGTCTCCTGACTTCACTTTATCCCCTGTAATTTCAAGTGTGTTTTCCACAGCCTTCTTCATGCTGTACCCAGCACTTAATGTATCCAGAATAGATGGATCCTTTGACACTTCACTTCTATTCTGTTGTATGGAGTTTGAGAGCTCACAGTTGTAGCTGAACATCTTACAAGGCCCTCTCACATGAGGTAGTGCATTAGTTCTCTCAGAAACGAGCTGTTTTTTAGAGGCACTGCTAGTCAATGGAATATAAACAGTCTCATCCAACTTGTTTTGTTCGTCTACTAAAGTCCCAGAATCACTAGCTGTTTCTGCATCTTGCTTCAGTGAGGTTGGTAATACTTTGGATGCTGATGCTCGTTCTTCTGTGAATATATGGTTTATTTCAGCTCTCTCACCAGAAAACTTTTCATAGGCTTGATTTAACATTTGTAACTCTCCATCTTTATTTGAGAACTGAAGCTCTGCATCTATCAAAACATGAtccatttctaattttttaagGTAAGTCATTACTGAAGTATTCCCAGGACACGGATCAGGCTGCATCTGTTTCTCATGGTCATCCAAGAGAGACTTCGAGAGACCTTTTTCAGATGTGGGTCTAACGTTGTCTGCTGTGAGGTCTGACAGAAGCTTGGCCATACTGCCCTGTAAGGTTCtgttaagagaaaataaattcagcagtTCAACTATAGTTTTGGCAACTATTTCAAAAactgtatatataaaaaaaaaatcaaaacgTTAGGTTTATCTGACTGCAGCAAAGTTGCAATCCTCTTTCTATATAGTGTGATAAAATAGTAAGAGATATGAACTGATCCAAATTTCTTCAAATTCATTCTTCAGCTCAGAGAAACGGGCCTTGTGTATCCCACTGACATTACTTAAAGGTTTTCCAAATTATTTCTCCCATTgcttcttaagaaaaaaatataataaaagaatcaattattctccttttctgtataaaaaataaacagtgcttATATGTATGTGGGTGTGTGCACATTATATagcatatatataaatgtgtaaTAAGATATCATTATACTACCATCTGGTGGTCAGTATTTAATAACCACAGAAAGGTGCAATATATCTGAACTTCTATTAGAGAATCTGAAATGATGAATAAAAATCAGCATCAGCGCCTGCCAAGACAGAAAACAGTTCAGCCTCCTCTGCATGTTATCTCCAAGACAACTTTATGTACACAGTACTTTGTGTGCAGAAAGCTCTGTGAACCTCCAAGCTTGTTACCAGATTTATAGAACACTGTGATGAAAGAAAGTGCACAGCAAtagctctaaaaaaaaaaaaagagtctgaGTAACAGCCGCCTTCTTTCAGTGATAGAAATTCTCCCACCCTCACTCATTATTAAAATCTGGACGTAACCTAACCCAAGGGCATGCACAATTAAGTAAGTGACTGCTCCTTCTCACAGAAAGAGTTTGCTTTGAAGACAGATCTTTCTGCAAGTTCTTCTAATTAGAGACTGTTTTCTGAACCAGCATAAGGGAGAAGAACAACCACTCCTTCATTCACATCAGAAATTAGTTTCCTAATTCTGAAGCTGCCTGAGAAAAATCAGTTGGCATTCAGATCCATGCATTTCCCATGCAGCTCCTTACAGGTAGTCTGCTACAGGTGTTAAGACTTCACCCACGTTACTTCAGGTAgcattttactttaaaatggaACTAATGTGATGAAGCATGGCAGACCTGTTTTAATAGAATTATAGCACTACAATAGCAAAAGCATGCACAAAGAGAGGTTTCAGCCTACATGACCTCCTACCATGAAGATAGTGGTTTAGGACCAAAGATAACAATAatctgaagaatgaaaaattaaaaagcaatgccaagaagcaaaaataagcTTCACCATCAGTACCTGGTTAGCTCACGCAGTCGGTTGACTTCTGCATCACGCTGACGTAACGTTATGCCcaaaatcttattttccttctcagaagcTTCCAGCTTAAACTGAAGGCTCTTCACATTTGCTAATGCCTCCTCCACTTCTAAAACGCCAAGAAGAAATTAGCTAACTACTGAAGTTTAAAAATGCTAAGAATAAACAAATCTAAAACACGTACCAATCTTGACCTTAGTGGAACGAATATCatattgctgtttgttttcaagcaattccttttctttctcttgaatATCTTTTGCAAgatgcttattttcttccttctgacttTCTATTATTTTCAGTAGCTCTTCATTTTTAGCCTGCAGTGACTCAAGGCCTTTCAGCGATTCTTTCAGTTGAGTCTGGAGCATCACATTCAAGGACTGCAAAGAAGCCACTAACAGAAGTAAACATACAACTTTGAGTTGCGTGCTACAGTTTGGATTTCTACACTGAGTTAAGTTTCTTAAGGAATCTCGGTAACCTGACTACAGCTCACAGATAAAATAAGGAGTCTTTTGAGGAAGAGAGATAAAACATACCAACTTCCTTCTTAGTTATCTGTCATCCTCATTGTAGGATGCacacaaagagaaataatcTGCTCTGGAGCTGAAACTCCAAGTTTCAGCATCCACGGAGCACAAGTAAGTAAAACAACCCATGCAAACACAATCACATGATTAGATCCTCATCATTTAGCTCAGTTGTCACTAAAGGCCAGAATATATACTGTTGTTACTAATCATATCTGTATACATCTGTATTAATTTAAACAAAGTCTTAACAAAAAAGCCCCGACAACCATCATTCTCTACTAGTACTTTACATTCATAGTTGCAGCTCTGTCCAGATGTCTTCTCATTCCTCTCTTGTTCCCTGAGTTGCTGGTTTAAGATTCTTAGTCTCCTAAACGTGAATTGTGAAAAAGAGCATATTCAGAAAGTTCAGAATAAATTCAAAACCAATGCACTTTAAATTAGTAAGAATATAGTATCACAGAATGTTTTACAAATATGaagaagctttattttttcttttgttgaatTTCAATCTTTCTTCAGCACCAAATACTGTTAATACTGTAGTTTTCAGACAGAATGATATGTCAAACACCACGTAGACAAAGGCTCAATCTTGATGTAACTGATTCTACTAATGTGTCAGTGTGAattgatattttctttcagcatctaTGCCTTAATTAACATATACAACTTTACCAGCACATTTGGTAATTATTAATACTCcacagacaaaaaagaaaggtcCACAATGCTTACAACACAACAATGTTAGAACATGCAATTTAGAACAGACCAAAGAACTCTCAGGCATTTTTTGCAGTAAATACAGTTACTAACCTACGCAGCTGGGCATTCTCACTTCTGAGAGGCTGTAAAGCTAGAGCTATCTCAGTCTGTATGTTTGTGCTTCCCACTACAGCTGGGAGCAATGATATGCAGTCTTCTATTTCATTCATCAACCTTAACATTTCTGAATCATCTGCAAGaggtgggggaaaaagaaacacctgTAACAGACCAGTCAAAATGATGCCAtaatatctcattttcttctaaagcaaacttgaaaaaaaataaaagaattcaaAACTGACCAACTATCTTTATTTACAACTTTAAAGCTTGACTACGAAAGCTACGCTTCAGGACCTTGGTATATCACAACCCAATACCTCTCAGACCAACCCTGCCCTGGTAGGATTGCTGTTGCATGATCTGCCCATCCTGCTCTTAGGCAGGGGAAAACACTGTATACAAAATGAGAACTGTCTCTATCCCTGCTGTTATAACGTTACAATAACCCAAAACGTAACCTCATACTTCACCACAGTGAAGCACAAAGCGCTTGAAGCTATGGAGGACCATTCCAAGATAACATATTCCAGAAACTTAAGTGCATGCTCACTTAGTGCAACTCTCCCACTGTTTTATATAATCACTATAGTGcacaatgaaaatgtttttacctTGGTCTGTTATCAGTGCTCGGAGCTCTCCCAAAAGATATTTTACCATCTTTACTTTATGGGCTGTTTTATCTGCACTTTCTTGTCTAGGTTTTAGACCTTTCTTTACACAGCTTTGCTGGCTGTTTGCATCTCTTGCTGAGGCCACATCGAGCGCGTTCAATTCACCTTCGCTGACCACGTCCTCGCTGTGTTCTTCAGAAGCATCCTCATCATTACTTGAGATGTTACATGCTGCCAGACAGTGACAGAGCTTCTGCTCAGTCCTGCCATTTGCCACTTCACACGTTTGTAACAGGGCCAGGTGAGCTTTTATGCACCTTATCAAGTCTGCTTCCTTACTCTGCTGCTCGTGGCTTGGGGTCATCTCTCTGCCAGAAGACAATGGGGTGAATGTAGGCACTGCAGAGTTACTCGATGCACCTGATGCTACATAAGACATCACACCAGGAAGAGAATTGGCAGATTGTATTTGCGCAGGAGTGGGAGCAGCAGAAACCATGGGGGAAACCACAGTTTCTCCCATCTGTGGCACACATTGATTGCCACTGTCTATGGGAACACCCTGCATAAAGAAGATTcatattaaacagaaaattaacaTGATTTACATCTGATCTTAAACGTTACCGATAGCATTAAAGCAGTTTGATCTCTgctgtgtaagaaaaaaaacccctcagcagctgttgccttttttttcctttctaattctATTAATCCCTTGAAACCAAAtcagaacagggaaaaaaataaaaagaacacagtTATGTCTCAGGATTTTAAACTGATGTATTTCTAAAAAGTCAAGGATAACACTGGTTACACGTGGACTGCCTACAGGTGGAAGATAactctgcagccttccagtttCAAAGTGCAAGCCCATTACCACATTTCCCAAGGTGGATGCTGGTACTCTCCATTAGTTGTATTTTATGCATTGAAATACACACGGATTTTAAAGTGTGGCTTTAAGATACTACTCAGTATCTGGATCATTAGTAGGGAAAAAGCTACATATGAGATACAATTTCTTTACTGAGGAGTTGGTTAGAGATTCTTAAGTGCATTACTGATAATATAATTCTGAACAGTAATGAGTAATTCCCTACACCTTCCATGCTTCCTGTCCATTAGAGAATTCCCCATACAGAAACAGCCATTTGAAACACCTCCCATTTTACTCTTTGGTGTCCATGTATATAACATTTtgaactgcagtattttttcatcatctttcaTCAGTACAGGTTGAAATATGCTGAGATTTTTCATAATGAAAGAATTACATAAACTCAACAAAACCCTTAAAAATCagtgtataaataaataaatagtgctgttttaaaatgcttactGATAATCTAAATCAAACTTTTACTTACGGCCTGAGTAGATAAGGGAtgagctgcatgctgcagggaCAGGTCTGCTGTGGAGACAGATAAATGGTAATTAAAAGCTGTAACACTTTGATatcctaaaagaaaacaatgctgTCACAGATTAGGGCAACCTGGGGCAAAACTTGGAGTACAACAGCAAGCCCTATGTTGATAGTCCCACTAACCATGATCTGAGGTAGGAAACGAAGTCACAGTAGGAATTTCATTATTGCTCTGTGATTTCTGGCCAGTTATCAGAGCCATCTGGGTTTGCACATGCTCACACAGCTTCTCACGTATCACAGGAGACTGCTGACTGCAAGGCACATGAGTTGGTCGAACcagctggtgctgtgctgcactgggaaGCTCTTTCTCAATAGATGGTGTGGTAGATGAAAGAAGTTTCTTAGCTGATGTTGGcactaaagaaaatgaaagagaacttCAGCTGAGTGTTTTGTTCTGTCTCCTGGATCTacacagtaaagaaacatggAGCCTCTCAATATtgtatgagaaaaaaaggaagcccGACAAATCTGCTTACCAATTTCTTTTCGGATGTGGGGAGCAGTAATGCTTTGTTTCAatcctttcttcttcaaagtATTCGCTTTGGTTAGCAAAGGTTTGGAAGTAATTTTAACAGATGTTTTCCCAGGTTGTTTATGGATAGTCTCCTTTCCTACTgctattcaaaacaaaagctggtcaacaaaacaaatcacaacAGCCCTACAAAAACTACACATGTAACTTAAATTCTCAATAGTTACAACCTGTAGCTTCATTTTCTAGGATGTTCTTCAGTAAGGCTGCACAGCGGTCCAATCCATTATGAATAGTATTAACCTGCACACAGAATACCTCAGTCAGAAAATGAGCattactgctttctttcagtaaaaCAGCCTTTCAGAGGGGGCTGCTCCCCACTCTGTTATcgtaaaaataataataaaaaattgatCACAGGTAAAAACATTTGAGTTTCCAACGTATCACTCTGCAATCACATGAAAATTTGCAAACAGAATTTTTGCAGAAAGCTTAAATTGCATTGTGTGCCCATTTGTTtcgttttattttttattttttgtaattgcatgtgtgtttgttttaattatttccacTTACAGTTGAACTATTATCTAtggttgtgttgagggacatggtttaatgagaactattggtgacgggtggatggttggacagggtgatcctgtgggtcttttccaacctgagtgattctatggttctgtgattccatgctACATGGAAATAATCGATTCAGCACTACACATgtaatgctgcagcagcactatTCGCGTACAACTTACTCCTTATGTCACAAAGCATAAATAATGTGGGCATGCTTCTGGCAGTACAAACAGCATAGGTGTATTCACACAATATGCCTTAATAAGCTGTTAGAGCTAAACTTACTACCAAGACAACTTGCAAGTATCTGCAATGCTCTGTATAAATGCTCTCAATGGCTTTGAAGGAGCTACCTCTAGTCCACATCCAGTAGTACCTAATTTagcatgttttttcttcaattattGCAGGGTAGACTgaggttggatataaggaaaaagccttttatagtgagagtggtgaggcactggaacaggttacctcGTGCTGTGGTTgttaccccatccctggagacttccaaggtgaggctggatcaggccctgggcaacctgacgtgtccctgttcattgcagggcagttggactagctggctttcagagg
This window harbors:
- the CCDC14 gene encoding coiled-coil domain-containing protein 14 isoform X6 — encoded protein: MALITGQKSQSNNEIPTVTSFPTSDHADLSLQHAAHPLSTQAGVPIDSGNQCVPQMGETVVSPMVSAAPTPAQIQSANSLPGVMSYVASGASSNSAVPTFTPLSSGREMTPSHEQQSKEADLIRCIKAHLALLQTCEVANGRTEQKLCHCLAACNISSNDEDASEEHSEDVVSEGELNALDVASARDANSQQSCVKKGLKPRQESADKTAHKVKMVKYLLGELRALITDQDDSEMLRLMNEIEDCISLLPAVVGSTNIQTEIALALQPLRSENAQLRRRLRILNQQLREQERNEKTSGQSCNYELASLQSLNVMLQTQLKESLKGLESLQAKNEELLKIIESQKEENKHLAKDIQEKEKELLENKQQYDIRSTKVKIEVEEALANVKSLQFKLEASEKENKILGITLRQRDAEVNRLRELTRTLQGSMAKLLSDLTADNVRPTSEKGLSKSLLDDHEKQMQPDPCPGNTSVMTYLKKLEMDHVLIDAELQFSNKDGELQMLNQAYEKFSGERAEINHIFTEERASASKVLPTSLKQDAETASDSGTLVDEQNKLDETVYIPLTSSASKKQLVSERTNALPHVRGPCKMFSYNCELSNSIQQNRSEVSKDPSILDTLSAGYSMKKAVENTLEITGDKVKSGDKVQMRPKGTSSGAAKDFPDKPGQLQPHVPMLFQKEISQKKGSEVGDVSFISFDDISGKSEWSASSFSTFTSRDEEDFKNGLAALDANIARLQRTLQNSIMKQQV
- the CCDC14 gene encoding coiled-coil domain-containing protein 14 isoform X1, coding for MAMGRAGAARPCKALSSGRLTGAAKQTDGRKQPGLRKGCRSDVEAGYCLYSTDSEDQVNTIHNGLDRCAALLKNILENEATAVGKETIHKQPGKTSVKITSKPLLTKANTLKKKGLKQSITAPHIRKEIVPTSAKKLLSSTTPSIEKELPSAAQHQLVRPTHVPCSQQSPVIREKLCEHVQTQMALITGQKSQSNNEIPTVTSFPTSDHADLSLQHAAHPLSTQAGVPIDSGNQCVPQMGETVVSPMVSAAPTPAQIQSANSLPGVMSYVASGASSNSAVPTFTPLSSGREMTPSHEQQSKEADLIRCIKAHLALLQTCEVANGRTEQKLCHCLAACNISSNDEDASEEHSEDVVSEGELNALDVASARDANSQQSCVKKGLKPRQESADKTAHKVKMVKYLLGELRALITDQDDSEMLRLMNEIEDCISLLPAVVGSTNIQTEIALALQPLRSENAQLRRRLRILNQQLREQERNEKTSGQSCNYELASLQSLNVMLQTQLKESLKGLESLQAKNEELLKIIESQKEENKHLAKDIQEKEKELLENKQQYDIRSTKVKIEVEEALANVKSLQFKLEASEKENKILGITLRQRDAEVNRLRELTRTLQGSMAKLLSDLTADNVRPTSEKGLSKSLLDDHEKQMQPDPCPGNTSVMTYLKKLEMDHVLIDAELQFSNKDGELQMLNQAYEKFSGERAEINHIFTEERASASKVLPTSLKQDAETASDSGTLVDEQNKLDETVYIPLTSSASKKQLVSERTNALPHVRGPCKMFSYNCELSNSIQQNRSEVSKDPSILDTLSAGYSMKKAVENTLEITGDKVKSGDKVQMRPKGTSSGAAKDFPDKPGQLQPHVPMLFQKEISQKKGSEVGDVSFISFDDISGKSEWSASSFSTFTSRDEEDFKNGLAALDANIARLQRTLQNSIMKQQV
- the CCDC14 gene encoding coiled-coil domain-containing protein 14 isoform X5 encodes the protein MQALSSGRLTGAAKQTDGRKQPGLRKGCRSDVEAGYCLYSTDSEDQVNTIHNGLDRCAALLKNILENEATAVGKETIHKQPGKTSVKITSKPLLTKANTLKKKGLKQSITAPHIRKEIVPTSAKKLLSSTTPSIEKELPSAAQHQLVRPTHVPCSQQSPVIREKLCEHVQTQMALITGQKSQSNNEIPTVTSFPTSDHADLSLQHAAHPLSTQAGVPIDSGNQCVPQMGETVVSPMVSAAPTPAQIQSANSLPGVMSYVASGASSNSAVPTFTPLSSGREMTPSHEQQSKEADLIRCIKAHLALLQTCEVANGRTEQKLCHCLAACNISSNDEDASEEHSEDVVSEGELNALDVASARDANSQQSCVKKGLKPRQESADKTAHKVKMVKYLLGELRALITDQDDSEMLRLMNEIEDCISLLPAVVGSTNIQTEIALALQPLRSENAQLRRRLRILNQQLREQERNEKTSGQSCNYELASLQSLNVMLQTQLKESLKGLESLQAKNEELLKIIESQKEENKHLAKDIQEKEKELLENKQQYDIRSTKVKIEVEEALANVKSLQFKLEASEKENKILGITLRQRDAEVNRLRELTRTLQGSMAKLLSDLTADNVRPTSEKGLSKSLLDDHEKQMQPDPCPGNTSVMTYLKKLEMDHVLIDAELQFSNKDGELQMLNQAYEKFSGERAEINHIFTEERASASKVLPTSLKQDAETASDSGTLVDEQNKLDETVYIPLTSSASKKQLVSERTNALPHVRGPCKMFSYNCELSNSIQQNRSEVSKDPSILDTLSAGYSMKKAVENTLEITGDKVKSGDKVQMRPKGTSSGAAKDFPDKPGQLQPHVPMLFQKEISQKKGSEVGDVSFISFDDISGKSEWSASSFSTFTSRDEEDFKNGLAALDANIARLQRTLQNSIMKQQV
- the CCDC14 gene encoding coiled-coil domain-containing protein 14 isoform X2, with the translated sequence MAMGRAGAARPCKALSSGRLTGAAKQTDGRKQPGLRKGCRSDVEAGYCLYSTDSEDQVNTIHNGLDRCAALLKNILENEATVGKETIHKQPGKTSVKITSKPLLTKANTLKKKGLKQSITAPHIRKEIVPTSAKKLLSSTTPSIEKELPSAAQHQLVRPTHVPCSQQSPVIREKLCEHVQTQMALITGQKSQSNNEIPTVTSFPTSDHADLSLQHAAHPLSTQAGVPIDSGNQCVPQMGETVVSPMVSAAPTPAQIQSANSLPGVMSYVASGASSNSAVPTFTPLSSGREMTPSHEQQSKEADLIRCIKAHLALLQTCEVANGRTEQKLCHCLAACNISSNDEDASEEHSEDVVSEGELNALDVASARDANSQQSCVKKGLKPRQESADKTAHKVKMVKYLLGELRALITDQDDSEMLRLMNEIEDCISLLPAVVGSTNIQTEIALALQPLRSENAQLRRRLRILNQQLREQERNEKTSGQSCNYELASLQSLNVMLQTQLKESLKGLESLQAKNEELLKIIESQKEENKHLAKDIQEKEKELLENKQQYDIRSTKVKIEVEEALANVKSLQFKLEASEKENKILGITLRQRDAEVNRLRELTRTLQGSMAKLLSDLTADNVRPTSEKGLSKSLLDDHEKQMQPDPCPGNTSVMTYLKKLEMDHVLIDAELQFSNKDGELQMLNQAYEKFSGERAEINHIFTEERASASKVLPTSLKQDAETASDSGTLVDEQNKLDETVYIPLTSSASKKQLVSERTNALPHVRGPCKMFSYNCELSNSIQQNRSEVSKDPSILDTLSAGYSMKKAVENTLEITGDKVKSGDKVQMRPKGTSSGAAKDFPDKPGQLQPHVPMLFQKEISQKKGSEVGDVSFISFDDISGKSEWSASSFSTFTSRDEEDFKNGLAALDANIARLQRTLQNSIMKQQV
- the CCDC14 gene encoding coiled-coil domain-containing protein 14 isoform X4, with translation MAMGRAGAARPCKALSSGRLTGAAKQTDGRKQPGLRKGCRSDVEAGYCLYSTDSEDQVNTIHNGLDRCAALLKNILENEATVGKETIHKQPGKTSVKITSKPLLTKANTLKKKGLKQSITAPHIRKEIVPTSAKKLLSSTTPSIEKELPSAAQHQLVRPTHVPCSQQSPVIREKLCEHVQTQMALITGQKSQSNNEIPTVTSFPTSDHDLSLQHAAHPLSTQAGVPIDSGNQCVPQMGETVVSPMVSAAPTPAQIQSANSLPGVMSYVASGASSNSAVPTFTPLSSGREMTPSHEQQSKEADLIRCIKAHLALLQTCEVANGRTEQKLCHCLAACNISSNDEDASEEHSEDVVSEGELNALDVASARDANSQQSCVKKGLKPRQESADKTAHKVKMVKYLLGELRALITDQDDSEMLRLMNEIEDCISLLPAVVGSTNIQTEIALALQPLRSENAQLRRRLRILNQQLREQERNEKTSGQSCNYELASLQSLNVMLQTQLKESLKGLESLQAKNEELLKIIESQKEENKHLAKDIQEKEKELLENKQQYDIRSTKVKIEVEEALANVKSLQFKLEASEKENKILGITLRQRDAEVNRLRELTRTLQGSMAKLLSDLTADNVRPTSEKGLSKSLLDDHEKQMQPDPCPGNTSVMTYLKKLEMDHVLIDAELQFSNKDGELQMLNQAYEKFSGERAEINHIFTEERASASKVLPTSLKQDAETASDSGTLVDEQNKLDETVYIPLTSSASKKQLVSERTNALPHVRGPCKMFSYNCELSNSIQQNRSEVSKDPSILDTLSAGYSMKKAVENTLEITGDKVKSGDKVQMRPKGTSSGAAKDFPDKPGQLQPHVPMLFQKEISQKKGSEVGDVSFISFDDISGKSEWSASSFSTFTSRDEEDFKNGLAALDANIARLQRTLQNSIMKQQV
- the CCDC14 gene encoding coiled-coil domain-containing protein 14 isoform X3, which codes for MAMGRAGAARPCKALSSGRLTGAAKQTDGRKQPGLRKGCRSDVEAGYCLYSTDSEDQVNTIHNGLDRCAALLKNILENEATAVGKETIHKQPGKTSVKITSKPLLTKANTLKKKGLKQSITAPHIRKEIVPTSAKKLLSSTTPSIEKELPSAAQHQLVRPTHVPCSQQSPVIREKLCEHVQTQMALITGQKSQSNNEIPTVTSFPTSDHDLSLQHAAHPLSTQAGVPIDSGNQCVPQMGETVVSPMVSAAPTPAQIQSANSLPGVMSYVASGASSNSAVPTFTPLSSGREMTPSHEQQSKEADLIRCIKAHLALLQTCEVANGRTEQKLCHCLAACNISSNDEDASEEHSEDVVSEGELNALDVASARDANSQQSCVKKGLKPRQESADKTAHKVKMVKYLLGELRALITDQDDSEMLRLMNEIEDCISLLPAVVGSTNIQTEIALALQPLRSENAQLRRRLRILNQQLREQERNEKTSGQSCNYELASLQSLNVMLQTQLKESLKGLESLQAKNEELLKIIESQKEENKHLAKDIQEKEKELLENKQQYDIRSTKVKIEVEEALANVKSLQFKLEASEKENKILGITLRQRDAEVNRLRELTRTLQGSMAKLLSDLTADNVRPTSEKGLSKSLLDDHEKQMQPDPCPGNTSVMTYLKKLEMDHVLIDAELQFSNKDGELQMLNQAYEKFSGERAEINHIFTEERASASKVLPTSLKQDAETASDSGTLVDEQNKLDETVYIPLTSSASKKQLVSERTNALPHVRGPCKMFSYNCELSNSIQQNRSEVSKDPSILDTLSAGYSMKKAVENTLEITGDKVKSGDKVQMRPKGTSSGAAKDFPDKPGQLQPHVPMLFQKEISQKKGSEVGDVSFISFDDISGKSEWSASSFSTFTSRDEEDFKNGLAALDANIARLQRTLQNSIMKQQV